From Paracoccus aminovorans, one genomic window encodes:
- the infC gene encoding translation initiation factor IF-3, translating into MPGRGGKAGRPPGRRRAGHGCVNPRARTAVLRQNRRKPHRIRLKMRLCGTNYTRKTSGHTRKTAIARRPHNAPPTRDTGPRVNDRIRVAEIRLIGADGENVGVVTPAKGMELAQEAGLDLVEISPNAVPPVCKIMDLGKFKYEQQKREAEARKKQKIIEIKEIKFRPGTDTHDYDVKMRSVMKFLDEGDKVKVTLRFRGREMAHQSLGLELLNRVAADVGEAGKVESMPKLEGRQMVMMIAPK; encoded by the coding sequence ATGCCGGGACGCGGGGGAAAAGCGGGGCGGCCGCCGGGGCGCCGCCGGGCGGGTCACGGCTGCGTCAACCCCCGGGCGAGAACGGCGGTTCTGCGTCAAAACCGACGCAAACCCCACCGAATCCGGTTGAAAATGCGGCTCTGCGGGACTAATTACACGCGCAAAACCTCTGGCCATACAAGGAAGACAGCCATAGCCCGCAGACCGCATAACGCTCCGCCCACCCGTGACACCGGCCCCCGCGTCAACGACCGCATCCGGGTCGCAGAAATCCGCCTGATCGGGGCGGATGGCGAAAACGTCGGCGTCGTCACGCCAGCCAAGGGCATGGAGCTTGCGCAGGAGGCCGGGCTGGACCTGGTCGAGATCTCGCCCAATGCCGTGCCGCCGGTCTGCAAGATCATGGACCTCGGCAAGTTCAAGTATGAACAGCAAAAGCGCGAGGCCGAGGCCCGCAAGAAGCAGAAGATCATCGAGATCAAGGAAATCAAGTTCCGTCCCGGGACCGATACCCACGATTACGATGTCAAGATGCGCTCGGTGATGAAGTTCCTGGACGAGGGCGACAAGGTCAAGGTCACCCTGCGCTTCCGCGGCCGCGAGATGGCGCACCAGTCGCTGGGCCTCGAACTGCTGAACCGGGTCGCCGCCGATGTGGGCGAGGCCGGCAAGGTCGAATCGATGCCCAAGCTGGAAGGGCGCCAGATGGTCATGATGATCGCGCCGAAGTAA
- a CDS encoding HesA/MoeB/ThiF family protein, giving the protein MPVLILLLVFVWATGGWWLLGYGAVLGWLYWLRLRGWKLGLAALLLWLAVTAAVHRWPEGAFARAVQWPSPVLLWLLAVTLIGLAAWSLLRLAHRHSVALPQQGPGLVPVKQAVSEAPPVPVNGTGSPADAELDRYARHIVLRELGGPGQAALRRARVLVVGAGGLGAPVCLYLAAAGVGRITVADDDRVGLSNLQRQVIFRTADADRLKAEAARDAMLALNPHVAVTALDRRITAEDAALLAGHDLVIDGTDSFAARQAVNAACVAVGVPLVAGSIAQWEGQLTVWDPARGAPCMACIFPEAPAAGLAPACAEAGVVGPLPGVIGSMMALEAIKLIAGAGEPLRGRMLIFDGLYSENRLMKISRRADCPVCGSGHLPPG; this is encoded by the coding sequence ATGCCGGTCCTCATCCTGCTGCTGGTGTTCGTCTGGGCGACCGGCGGCTGGTGGCTTCTGGGATATGGCGCGGTGCTGGGCTGGCTTTACTGGCTGCGCCTGCGCGGCTGGAAGCTTGGTCTTGCCGCGCTGCTGCTGTGGCTCGCGGTGACCGCCGCCGTCCATCGCTGGCCCGAGGGCGCCTTTGCGCGGGCGGTGCAATGGCCGTCCCCGGTGCTGCTCTGGCTGCTGGCCGTCACCCTGATCGGCCTTGCGGCATGGTCGCTTCTGCGGCTGGCGCATCGCCACAGCGTCGCGCTGCCGCAGCAGGGGCCGGGGCTGGTGCCGGTGAAGCAGGCTGTGTCCGAAGCCCCCCCGGTCCCGGTCAATGGGACCGGCTCGCCTGCGGATGCGGAATTGGACCGCTATGCCCGCCATATCGTGCTGCGCGAATTGGGCGGGCCGGGGCAGGCGGCGCTGCGGCGCGCGCGGGTGCTGGTCGTGGGCGCGGGCGGGCTGGGGGCTCCGGTCTGCCTTTACCTCGCCGCCGCCGGGGTGGGACGGATCACCGTCGCCGACGACGACCGGGTCGGCCTCTCGAACCTGCAACGGCAGGTGATCTTCCGCACCGCCGACGCGGACCGCCTCAAGGCCGAGGCCGCCCGCGACGCCATGCTGGCACTGAATCCGCATGTCGCGGTGACCGCGCTGGACCGCCGCATCACCGCCGAGGACGCCGCTTTGCTCGCCGGCCACGACCTGGTGATCGACGGCACCGACAGTTTCGCCGCCCGCCAGGCGGTGAACGCGGCTTGCGTCGCGGTCGGCGTGCCGCTGGTCGCCGGCTCGATCGCGCAATGGGAAGGGCAGCTGACCGTCTGGGACCCCGCCCGCGGCGCGCCCTGCATGGCCTGCATCTTCCCCGAGGCTCCGGCCGCCGGGCTGGCCCCGGCTTGCGCCGAGGCCGGCGTGGTCGGCCCGCTGCCCGGCGTCATCGGCTCGATGATGGCGCTGGAGGCGATCAAGCTGATCGCCGGCGCGGGCGAGCCCCTGCGCGGGCGCATGCTGATCTTCGACGGGCTCTATTCCGAAAACCGGCTGATGAAAATTTCGCGACGCGCCGATTGCCCGGTCTGCGGCTCTGGACATTTGCCGCCGGGGTGA
- a CDS encoding class I SAM-dependent methyltransferase: protein MTATTIPVKTIGDIPIDKMGLAHYFRNYTEFLGPRRHEALDMLELGVARGDSLKHWESWLPNARITGLDINPCAASFGERVRCYVGEQQDKALLDRIAAERAPRGFDVIIDDAAHVGQLARISFWHLLEHHLKPGGLYFIEDWGTGYWPQYPDGKHYRPESPDLSWHERMLDRAHKTGAVRGLYPLRKLTGWLRWNLVRRRFHGHDRGMVGFVKELVDECGAEDMTHPTLGTGAQRSSRIAWMRVSLGHVVVCKAGGEDAATLH, encoded by the coding sequence ATGACGGCGACGACGATACCGGTCAAGACCATCGGCGACATTCCGATCGACAAGATGGGACTGGCGCATTACTTCCGGAACTACACCGAATTCCTGGGACCGCGCCGACACGAGGCGTTGGACATGCTGGAACTGGGCGTGGCCCGCGGCGATTCGCTGAAGCACTGGGAATCCTGGCTGCCCAACGCCCGCATCACCGGCCTGGACATCAACCCCTGCGCCGCGTCCTTCGGCGAGCGGGTGCGCTGCTACGTCGGCGAACAGCAGGACAAGGCGCTTCTGGACCGCATCGCCGCCGAACGGGCCCCGCGCGGTTTCGATGTCATCATCGACGACGCCGCCCATGTCGGCCAGCTGGCCCGGATCTCGTTCTGGCACCTGCTCGAACACCATCTGAAGCCGGGCGGCCTGTATTTCATCGAGGATTGGGGCACCGGCTATTGGCCGCAATATCCGGACGGCAAGCATTACCGCCCCGAGTCGCCGGACCTGTCCTGGCACGAGCGTATGCTGGACCGCGCCCACAAGACAGGCGCCGTGCGCGGCCTTTACCCGCTGCGCAAGCTGACCGGGTGGCTGCGCTGGAACCTGGTGCGGCGGCGCTTTCACGGCCACGACCGCGGCATGGTGGGCTTCGTCAAGGAACTGGTCGACGAATGCGGCGCCGAGGACATGACCCATCCGACCCTGGGCACCGGCGCGCAGCGCAGCTCGCGCATCGCCTGGATGCGGGTTTCGCTGGGCCATGTGGTGGTCTGCAAGGCCGGCGGCGAGGATGCCGCCACGCTGCACTAG
- a CDS encoding 2-hydroxyacid dehydrogenase codes for MPAVQATDPTRSRLKVTVTRRLPEAVEARMSELFDVSLSTDDRRMTRDELVAAMRVSDVLVPTVTDAIDANMLAQAGEKLKLIANYGAGVDHIDVHSARQRGILVTNTPGVVTEDTADMVMALILGVTRRIPEGMAEMQAGRWQGWAPTSHLGGRLGGRRLGILGMGRIGQAVARRANVFGMQVHYHNRRRLRPEIEAELQATWWDSLDQMLARMDIVSVNAPHTPSTFHLLNARRLKLLKPSAVVINTSRGEVIDENALTRMLRAGEIAGAGLDVFEHGHEINPRLRELPNVMLLPHMGSATIEGRVEMGEKVLINIKTFADGHRPPDLVVPSML; via the coding sequence ATGCCCGCCGTTCAAGCGACCGATCCGACCCGCTCGCGCCTGAAGGTCACCGTCACCCGCCGCCTGCCCGAGGCGGTCGAAGCGCGGATGTCCGAGCTGTTCGACGTATCGCTGAGCACCGACGACCGCCGGATGACCCGCGACGAGCTCGTCGCCGCCATGCGCGTTTCGGACGTGCTGGTGCCGACGGTCACCGACGCCATCGACGCGAACATGCTGGCCCAGGCCGGCGAGAAGCTGAAGCTGATCGCGAATTACGGCGCCGGCGTCGACCATATCGACGTGCATTCCGCCCGCCAGCGCGGCATCCTGGTCACCAATACCCCCGGCGTGGTGACCGAGGACACCGCCGACATGGTGATGGCGCTGATCCTGGGCGTGACCCGCCGCATCCCCGAGGGCATGGCCGAGATGCAGGCCGGGCGCTGGCAGGGCTGGGCGCCGACTTCGCATCTGGGCGGCCGGCTGGGCGGGCGCCGGCTGGGCATCCTGGGCATGGGCCGCATCGGCCAGGCCGTGGCCCGCCGCGCCAATGTCTTCGGCATGCAGGTGCATTACCACAACCGCCGCCGCCTGCGCCCCGAGATCGAGGCCGAGCTGCAGGCGACCTGGTGGGACAGTCTGGACCAGATGCTGGCGCGCATGGACATCGTCTCGGTGAACGCGCCGCATACGCCCTCGACCTTCCACCTGCTGAACGCGCGGCGGCTGAAGCTGTTGAAGCCCTCGGCCGTGGTCATCAACACCTCGCGCGGCGAGGTGATCGACGAGAACGCCCTGACCCGGATGCTGCGCGCGGGCGAAATCGCCGGCGCCGGGCTGGACGTGTTCGAGCATGGGCATGAGATTAATCCGCGGTTGCGCGAGCTTCCGAACGTCATGCTGCTGCCGCATATGGGCTCGGCCACCATCGAGGGCCGCGTCGAGATGGGCGAGAAGGTTCTCATCAACATCAAGACCTTCGCCGACGGCCATCGGCCCCCGGACTTGGTGGTGCCCTCGATGCTCTAG
- a CDS encoding M3 family metallopeptidase, producing MNPELTEWTGPLGLPRFDLIRDADFAPAFDACLKLAEEAVEAIAANPEPPTFQNTVAALETAEEPLNRLCAVFYTLAGVDSNPAREDLQRQFAPRLAAHGARTSMDPRLFDRVEAIHQDRDELAPQDQRLTELTLRGLRRSGAGLTGAARARMAQVRERLAVLSTDFAQNVLADERDFTMAVPDDRLSGLPDWLLRAMRAAARERGLSGRIVTLNRSLIVPFLEYAEDRALRETAWRAWTARGDGSGAGGAKTDNRPIAAEILALRHERATLLGYADFASYKLEPEMAGNAGNVEALLKQVWTPAKARAEADAARFTQMLHADGVNGALEPWDWRFYAERRRKAEHEFDEAAVKPYLTLEAMIGAVFDTASRLFRLEFREFQAPLWSPEVRAWEITRDGRQMAVFLGDYFARPSKRSGAWCSSLQQQHRIGAGQRPIVVNVCNFTPPEAPGAPAYLSWDDAHTLFHEFGHALHHILSQVDWPSISGTSVARDFVELPSQLFEHWLEQPEVLDRHARHAETGAPMPAELRDRILAAGNADQGFATTEYLESALVDLAFHTGTPPADPMARQAEVLAELGAPAAIPMRHATPHFAHVFSGDGYSAGYYSYMWSEVMDADAFEAFLENGGAFDPATAARLEEWILSKGDSLPADELWLKFRERKPGVHALLKGRGLLTDVS from the coding sequence ATGAACCCTGAGTTGACCGAATGGACCGGGCCGCTGGGCCTGCCGCGCTTCGACCTGATCCGCGACGCGGATTTCGCCCCCGCCTTCGACGCCTGCCTGAAGCTGGCCGAGGAGGCCGTCGAGGCCATCGCCGCCAATCCCGAACCGCCGACATTCCAGAACACCGTCGCCGCGCTGGAAACCGCCGAGGAGCCGCTGAACCGGCTCTGCGCGGTGTTCTATACCCTGGCGGGCGTCGATTCGAACCCCGCGCGCGAGGATTTGCAGCGCCAGTTCGCGCCGCGCCTGGCCGCGCATGGCGCCAGGACCAGCATGGACCCGCGGCTGTTCGACCGGGTCGAGGCGATCCATCAGGACCGCGACGAGCTGGCGCCGCAGGACCAGCGCCTGACCGAGCTGACCCTGCGCGGGCTGCGCCGCTCGGGTGCCGGGCTGACCGGCGCGGCGCGCGCGCGCATGGCGCAGGTCCGCGAAAGGCTGGCGGTGCTCAGCACGGATTTCGCCCAGAACGTGCTGGCGGATGAGCGCGACTTTACCATGGCCGTGCCCGACGACCGGCTTTCGGGCCTGCCGGACTGGCTGTTGCGCGCCATGCGGGCGGCGGCGCGCGAACGCGGGCTGTCGGGCCGGATCGTGACGCTGAACCGCTCGCTGATCGTGCCTTTCCTGGAATATGCCGAGGACCGCGCCTTGCGCGAGACCGCCTGGCGGGCCTGGACCGCGCGCGGCGACGGCTCGGGGGCAGGCGGCGCCAAGACCGACAACCGCCCCATCGCCGCCGAGATCCTGGCGCTGCGCCACGAACGCGCCACGCTGCTGGGCTACGCCGATTTCGCCAGCTACAAGCTGGAGCCCGAGATGGCCGGCAATGCCGGCAATGTCGAGGCGCTGCTGAAACAGGTCTGGACCCCGGCCAAGGCCCGGGCCGAGGCCGATGCCGCGCGTTTCACCCAGATGCTGCACGCGGACGGCGTGAACGGCGCGCTGGAGCCCTGGGACTGGCGCTTCTACGCCGAGCGCCGCCGCAAGGCCGAGCACGAGTTCGACGAGGCGGCCGTGAAGCCCTACCTGACCTTGGAGGCGATGATCGGTGCGGTCTTCGACACCGCGAGCCGGCTGTTCCGGCTGGAGTTCCGCGAGTTCCAGGCGCCGCTCTGGTCGCCCGAGGTCCGGGCGTGGGAGATCACCCGCGACGGCCGGCAGATGGCGGTGTTTCTGGGCGACTACTTCGCCCGGCCCAGCAAGCGCTCGGGCGCCTGGTGCTCGTCCTTGCAGCAGCAGCACCGGATCGGCGCCGGCCAGCGCCCCATCGTGGTCAATGTCTGCAACTTCACCCCGCCCGAGGCGCCCGGCGCGCCGGCCTACCTGTCCTGGGACGACGCGCATACGCTGTTCCACGAATTCGGCCATGCGCTGCACCATATCCTGTCGCAGGTGGACTGGCCCTCGATCTCGGGCACCTCGGTCGCGCGCGACTTCGTCGAACTGCCGAGCCAGCTGTTCGAGCATTGGCTGGAACAGCCCGAGGTGCTGGACCGCCACGCCCGCCATGCCGAGACCGGCGCGCCGATGCCGGCCGAGTTGCGCGACCGCATCCTGGCGGCGGGCAATGCCGATCAGGGCTTCGCCACCACCGAATATCTGGAAAGCGCGCTGGTCGACCTGGCCTTTCACACCGGCACGCCGCCCGCCGACCCGATGGCGCGGCAGGCCGAAGTGCTGGCGGAACTCGGCGCCCCCGCCGCGATCCCGATGCGCCACGCCACGCCGCATTTCGCGCATGTGTTTTCCGGCGACGGCTACAGCGCCGGCTATTACAGCTACATGTGGTCCGAGGTCATGGATGCCGACGCCTTCGAGGCCTTCCTGGAAAACGGCGGCGCCTTCGACCCGGCCACCGCCGCCCGGCTGGAGGAATGGATCCTCTCCAAGGGCGATTCCTTGCCGGCCGACGAACTTTGGTTGAAATTCAGGGAACGAAAACCGGGGGTTCACGCTTTGTTGAAAGGACGCGGCCTGTTGACCGACGTTTCCTGA
- a CDS encoding DUF2244 domain-containing protein: MPYAWQDMAPEESGAFSYRLELWPHRSLSARGFAWVIGLTALGLALPLLAVVGSTVLWGLLPFAMLVIWALWQAIRRSYGRPHEVMWLSRDRLELRRSDPGRQDRIWRTNPYWVRVGLRSGGPVEDYLVLTDGRREVELGAFLAPEERVALRDELERRLAALRR; the protein is encoded by the coding sequence ATGCCCTATGCATGGCAGGATATGGCCCCGGAGGAATCCGGGGCCTTTTCATATCGGCTGGAACTGTGGCCGCACCGCTCGCTCAGCGCGCGCGGCTTCGCCTGGGTGATCGGATTGACCGCGCTGGGGCTGGCGCTGCCGCTGCTGGCGGTGGTCGGCTCGACGGTGCTGTGGGGATTGCTGCCCTTTGCGATGCTGGTGATCTGGGCGCTGTGGCAGGCGATTCGGCGCAGTTATGGCCGGCCGCATGAGGTGATGTGGCTGTCGCGCGACCGGCTGGAGCTGCGCCGCAGCGACCCGGGCCGGCAGGACCGGATCTGGCGGACGAATCCCTATTGGGTCCGGGTCGGCCTGCGTTCGGGCGGGCCGGTCGAGGATTACCTGGTGCTGACCGACGGCCGGCGCGAGGTCGAACTGGGCGCCTTCCTCGCCCCGGAAGAGCGGGTGGCTTTGCGCGACGAATTGGAAAGACGGCTGGCGGCGCTGCGCCGGTAG
- a CDS encoding SH3 domain-containing protein: MTHGLAWPRAAMVALGLCFGGAALAQATDPGEALDAKPVPGVSADAEISRNPDGRADPNRGPVTNLPLPRYVSLKGGEGNARRGPSLSHRIDWVFRHAGMPLRVVAEFGQWRRVEDQDGAGGWVHYSLLSGVRTAIVTKDMLDLLARPEPRANVVARAEAGAIVRLHECNPDWCRVSGAGEKGWVPKTAIWGVDAGEIRD; encoded by the coding sequence ATGACGCATGGACTGGCTTGGCCGCGCGCCGCGATGGTGGCGCTGGGGCTGTGTTTCGGGGGCGCCGCGCTGGCGCAGGCGACCGATCCGGGCGAGGCCCTGGACGCCAAGCCGGTGCCGGGGGTCTCCGCCGATGCCGAGATCAGCCGCAACCCGGACGGCCGCGCCGATCCGAACCGGGGGCCGGTCACCAACCTGCCGCTGCCGCGCTATGTCAGCCTGAAAGGCGGCGAGGGCAACGCCAGGCGCGGCCCCAGCCTGTCGCATCGCATCGACTGGGTGTTTCGCCACGCCGGCATGCCGCTGCGCGTGGTGGCCGAATTCGGCCAGTGGCGCCGGGTCGAGGACCAGGACGGCGCCGGCGGCTGGGTGCATTATTCGCTGTTGTCGGGGGTGCGGACCGCCATCGTCACCAAGGACATGCTGGACCTGCTGGCCCGGCCCGAGCCCCGGGCCAATGTCGTCGCCCGCGCCGAGGCCGGCGCCATCGTGCGGCTGCACGAATGCAATCCCGACTGGTGCCGGGTATCGGGCGCGGGGGAAAAGGGCTGGGTGCCCAAGACCGCGATCTGGGGCGTGGATGCGGGCGAGATCCGCGACTAG
- the dut gene encoding dUTP diphosphatase, translating into MAAEVTILVLREPGADPALPLPEYQTAGSAGADLRADLGGSELRLDPGQIALVPTGLRVQIPPGYEMQIRPRSSLALKHGVTLPNTPGTIDSDYRGPLGVIMINLGAAPYAIQHGERIAQAVIAPVTRAAFVMAEALDQTARGEGGFGSTGRG; encoded by the coding sequence ATGGCGGCCGAGGTGACGATTCTGGTTCTGCGCGAACCGGGCGCCGATCCGGCGCTGCCGCTGCCCGAATATCAGACCGCGGGATCGGCCGGCGCCGACTTGCGTGCCGACCTGGGCGGGTCCGAGTTGCGGCTCGACCCCGGCCAGATAGCATTGGTCCCGACCGGGCTGCGCGTGCAGATCCCGCCGGGCTACGAAATGCAGATCCGCCCCCGTTCCAGCCTGGCGCTGAAGCATGGCGTGACGCTGCCGAACACGCCGGGCACCATCGACAGCGATTATCGCGGCCCGCTGGGGGTGATCATGATCAACCTCGGTGCCGCGCCCTATGCGATCCAGCATGGCGAGCGCATCGCCCAGGCGGTGATCGCGCCGGTGACCCGCGCGGCCTTCGTCATGGCCGAGGCGCTGGACCAGACCGCGCGCGGCGAAGGCGGCTTCGGCTCGACCGGCCGCGGCTGA
- a CDS encoding anti-phage deoxyguanosine triphosphatase: MVLDPAWLARRAPRTRPADDFRDEGDVDYARVIHSAAFRRLQGKTQILNLGDSDFYRTRLTHSLEVAQIAGGLVQQLRGLFPDHAASAALPGRSLIQAIACAHDLGHPPFGHGGEVALNWCMRDHGGFEGNGQTLRLLAQPVDAAPEPGVNLTRRSLLGVLKYPASWSRLANPALRPRLHQGPLPRQSIDLAASAPPKCHLDCEAGLVDWILSPLSAEDRDLFAQVREFSGKHGVTLHKALDCSIMDVADDIAYGVHDLEDAIALGLVSAEEFRGAVAPGYAAPFGGRGALAARLFGPPAARKASIGALVHHFIGAVRFREEPGFRDPLLRHRVELAEPPRQLLKALKGFILDRVIRSAGVQQLEFKGQAMVVEVFEALRSDPMRLLPGEWRARYAAEGDIRILCDHVAAMTDTALLRTYERLFSPRMGSVFDRL, from the coding sequence GTGGTTCTAGACCCGGCCTGGCTGGCCCGGCGCGCGCCCCGGACCCGCCCCGCGGACGATTTCCGCGACGAGGGCGACGTGGACTACGCCCGGGTGATCCATTCCGCCGCCTTCCGCCGGCTTCAGGGCAAGACCCAGATCCTGAACCTGGGCGACAGCGATTTCTACCGCACCCGGCTGACCCACTCGCTGGAGGTGGCGCAGATCGCCGGCGGGCTGGTGCAGCAGCTGCGCGGCCTGTTCCCCGACCATGCCGCCAGCGCCGCCCTGCCCGGCCGCAGCCTGATCCAGGCCATCGCCTGCGCCCACGACCTGGGCCACCCGCCCTTCGGCCATGGCGGCGAGGTGGCGCTGAACTGGTGCATGCGCGACCATGGCGGCTTCGAGGGCAACGGCCAGACCCTGCGGCTGCTGGCGCAGCCCGTGGATGCCGCGCCCGAGCCGGGGGTGAACCTGACCCGGCGCAGCCTGCTGGGCGTGCTGAAATATCCCGCAAGCTGGTCGCGGCTGGCCAATCCGGCGCTGCGCCCGCGCCTGCACCAGGGGCCTTTGCCGCGGCAGAGCATCGACCTGGCGGCCTCGGCGCCGCCGAAATGCCATCTCGACTGCGAGGCCGGGCTGGTGGATTGGATCCTGTCGCCGCTTTCGGCCGAGGACCGCGATCTTTTCGCGCAGGTTCGAGAGTTCTCCGGCAAGCATGGGGTCACGCTGCATAAAGCCCTGGACTGCAGCATCATGGATGTGGCCGACGACATCGCCTATGGCGTTCACGACCTCGAGGATGCCATCGCGCTGGGGCTGGTCTCGGCCGAGGAATTCCGCGGCGCGGTGGCGCCGGGATACGCTGCCCCGTTCGGCGGCCGGGGCGCGCTGGCGGCGCGGCTGTTCGGCCCCCCCGCTGCGCGCAAGGCCAGCATCGGCGCGCTGGTGCATCATTTCATCGGCGCCGTCCGTTTCCGCGAGGAGCCGGGGTTCCGCGACCCGCTGCTGCGCCACCGGGTCGAACTGGCCGAGCCGCCGCGGCAGTTGCTGAAGGCGCTCAAGGGCTTCATCCTCGACCGGGTGATCCGCAGCGCCGGTGTGCAGCAGCTGGAGTTCAAGGGCCAGGCCATGGTGGTCGAGGTGTTCGAGGCGCTCCGCTCGGACCCGATGCGGCTGCTGCCGGGCGAATGGCGCGCGCGATACGCGGCCGAGGGCGATATCCGCATCCTGTGCGACCATGTCGCGGCCATGACCGACACCGCCCTGCTGCGGACCTATGAGCGGCTGTTCTCGCCGCGCATGGGCTCGGTCTTCGACCGGCTCTAG
- a CDS encoding glycosyltransferase family 2 protein — MSFPSLAQFLAAAPERLARGPIALILIEDDTAVTQTLEHHLRAGFKLILALSSEPLPAQLIPEAGAGKIVNLRHDSRRGRAHVEAVNTAIEAVPNDSWLYYGYNAEFLFYPFSEHRTVGEMLAFHAEERRRAMLTYVVDLYAPDLERFPDAVSLDQAMFDRTGYFALGRPDRDGRHRERQLDFHGGLRWRFEEHIPQDRRRIDRIALFRTQPGLKLLPDHRFNVEEYNTYSCPWHHNLTAAVASFRVAKALAKNPGSRGQIGTFRWRNSHPFQWSSQQLMDFGLMEPGQWF, encoded by the coding sequence ATGAGCTTTCCCAGCCTTGCCCAGTTCCTTGCCGCCGCACCCGAAAGGCTGGCCCGCGGCCCGATCGCGCTGATCCTGATCGAGGACGATACCGCCGTCACCCAGACGCTGGAGCATCACCTGCGCGCCGGTTTCAAGCTGATCCTGGCGCTGTCGTCCGAGCCGCTGCCGGCGCAGCTGATCCCCGAGGCCGGCGCCGGCAAGATCGTGAACCTGCGCCACGATTCCCGCCGCGGCCGCGCCCATGTCGAGGCGGTGAACACCGCCATCGAGGCGGTGCCGAACGACAGCTGGCTGTATTACGGCTATAACGCGGAATTCCTGTTCTATCCCTTCTCGGAGCACCGCACCGTCGGCGAGATGCTGGCCTTCCACGCCGAGGAACGGCGCCGGGCGATGCTGACCTATGTCGTGGACCTCTACGCCCCGGACCTGGAGCGCTTTCCCGATGCGGTCAGCCTGGACCAGGCGATGTTCGACCGCACCGGCTATTTCGCGCTCGGCCGGCCCGACCGCGACGGGCGGCACCGGGAACGGCAGCTGGACTTCCACGGCGGGCTGCGCTGGCGCTTCGAGGAGCACATTCCCCAGGACCGCCGCCGCATCGACCGCATCGCGCTGTTCCGCACCCAGCCGGGGCTGAAGCTGCTGCCCGATCACCGCTTCAACGTCGAGGAATACAACACCTATTCCTGCCCCTGGCACCACAACCTGACCGCCGCCGTGGCCTCGTTCCGGGTCGCGAAGGCGCTGGCCAAGAACCCCGGATCGCGCGGGCAGATCGGCACGTTCCGCTGGCGCAATTCGCATCCCTTCCAATGGAGCTCGCAGCAGCTGATGGACTTCGGCCTGATGGAGCCCGGCCAGTGGTTCTAG